A section of the Streptomyces sp. NBC_01591 genome encodes:
- the mctP gene encoding monocarboxylate uptake permease MctP → MKDGVNGVALGVFIFFFVAVTVMGFLAARWRKAENEASLDEWGLGGRSFGTWVTWFLLGGDLYTAYTFVAVPAAIYAAGAAGFFAVPYTILVYPLIFTFLPRLWSVSHKHGYVTTSDFVRGRFGSKSLSLAVAITGILATMPYIALQLVGIQAVLDVMGVGGGENTHWFIKDLPLLIAFAVLAAYTYSSGLRAPALIAFVKDGLIYLVIAVAIIYIPIKLGGFDDIFAKAGEAFSQTNPATGKPRGALAPGEAGQWGYATLALGSALALFMYPHSITATLSSRSRNVIRRNTTILPLYSLMLGLLALLGFMAIAAGIKVDNGQLAIPQLFENMFPDWFAGVAFAAIGIGALVPAAIMSIAAANLFTRNIYKDFLKPDATPEQETKVSKLVSLLVKVGALAFVLTMDKTVAINFQLLGGIWILQTMPALVGGLFTRWFHRWALLAGWAVGMVYGTVAAYGVASPTQKHFGGSSKEIPGIGEIGYIGLTAFVLNVVVTVVLTFVLNAVKAPAGIDETSPADYTADAGDPGVKTELPPATAGAPGGH, encoded by the coding sequence ATGAAGGACGGCGTGAACGGCGTCGCGCTCGGCGTCTTCATCTTCTTCTTCGTGGCCGTCACGGTCATGGGCTTCCTGGCGGCGCGCTGGCGCAAGGCCGAGAACGAGGCCAGCCTCGACGAATGGGGCCTGGGCGGACGGTCGTTCGGCACCTGGGTCACCTGGTTCCTGCTCGGCGGCGACCTGTACACCGCGTACACCTTCGTCGCCGTTCCCGCGGCGATCTACGCGGCGGGCGCGGCGGGCTTCTTCGCCGTGCCGTACACGATCCTCGTGTACCCGCTGATCTTCACCTTCCTGCCGCGGCTGTGGTCGGTCTCGCACAAGCACGGGTACGTCACCACCTCGGACTTCGTCCGCGGGCGCTTCGGCTCCAAGAGCCTCTCGCTGGCGGTCGCCATCACGGGCATCCTCGCCACGATGCCGTACATCGCGCTCCAGCTCGTCGGCATCCAGGCGGTGCTGGACGTGATGGGCGTCGGCGGCGGCGAGAACACCCACTGGTTCATCAAGGACCTGCCGCTGCTGATCGCGTTCGCGGTACTCGCCGCGTACACCTACTCGTCCGGGCTGCGGGCGCCCGCGCTGATCGCGTTCGTCAAGGACGGACTGATCTACCTGGTCATCGCGGTGGCGATCATCTACATCCCGATCAAGCTCGGCGGCTTCGACGACATCTTCGCCAAGGCGGGCGAGGCGTTCTCGCAGACCAACCCGGCCACCGGCAAACCGCGCGGCGCGCTCGCGCCGGGCGAGGCGGGCCAATGGGGTTACGCCACCCTGGCGTTGGGCTCGGCGCTGGCGCTGTTCATGTATCCGCACTCGATCACGGCAACGCTCTCCAGCCGCAGCCGCAACGTGATCCGGCGCAACACCACGATCCTGCCGCTGTACTCGCTGATGCTGGGTCTGCTGGCGCTGCTCGGCTTCATGGCCATCGCCGCCGGGATCAAGGTGGACAACGGGCAGCTGGCCATCCCGCAGCTGTTCGAGAACATGTTCCCGGACTGGTTCGCGGGCGTCGCGTTCGCCGCCATCGGCATCGGCGCGCTGGTGCCCGCCGCGATCATGTCGATCGCCGCGGCGAACCTCTTCACCCGCAACATCTACAAGGACTTCCTGAAGCCGGACGCGACCCCGGAGCAGGAGACCAAGGTCTCCAAGCTGGTGTCGCTGCTGGTCAAGGTCGGCGCGCTCGCCTTCGTCCTGACGATGGACAAGACGGTCGCGATCAACTTCCAGCTGCTCGGCGGCATCTGGATCCTCCAGACGATGCCGGCCCTGGTCGGCGGCCTGTTCACCCGCTGGTTCCACCGCTGGGCGCTGCTCGCGGGCTGGGCGGTCGGCATGGTGTACGGGACGGTGGCCGCGTACGGGGTCGCCTCGCCGACGCAGAAGCACTTCGGCGGCTCCTCCAAGGAGATCCCCGGCATCGGCGAGATCGGCTACATCGGCCTCACCGCGTTCGTGCTGAACGTGGTGGTGACGGTGGTGCTCACCTTCGTCCTGAACGCCGTGAAGGCGCCCGCCGGGATCGACGAGACCTCCCCGGCCGACTACACGGCCGACGCGGGCGACCCGGGTGTGAAGACGGAGCTCCCGCCGGCCACGGCGGGGGCGCCTGGCGGTCACTGA
- a CDS encoding DUF3311 domain-containing protein — translation MPAAPEEKPPTVTPVRVVIALCLIAPFVAMLWVSSYAKVDPTFIGIPFFYWYQMLWVLISTALTVIAYKLWQRDQRARKGGESA, via the coding sequence ATGCCAGCAGCCCCAGAAGAAAAGCCACCGACCGTCACACCGGTCCGGGTGGTCATCGCCCTCTGTCTCATCGCGCCGTTCGTGGCGATGCTCTGGGTGAGTTCGTACGCGAAGGTGGACCCCACCTTCATCGGCATTCCGTTCTTCTACTGGTACCAGATGCTCTGGGTGCTGATCTCCACCGCGCTCACGGTCATCGCGTACAAGCTGTGGCAGCGTGACCAGCGCGCCCGCAAGGGAGGTGAGTCGGCATGA
- a CDS encoding GntR family transcriptional regulator, with translation MGADGGSTENETGTATRTARVPKYYRLKRHLLDMTDTMPPGTPVPPERTLAAEFDTSRTTVRQALQELVVEGRLERIQGKGTFVAKPKVSQALQLTSYTEDMRAQGLEPTSQLLDIGYVTADDTLAGLLDITTGGRVLRIERLRLASGEPMAIETTHLSAKRFPALRRSLVKYASLYTALAEVYDVRLAEAEETIETSLATPREAGLLGTDVGLPMLMLSRHSLDGQGEPVEWVRSVYRGDRYKFVARLKRPTD, from the coding sequence ATGGGTGCCGACGGGGGCAGTACGGAGAACGAGACGGGCACGGCCACGCGGACGGCGCGCGTCCCGAAGTACTACCGACTGAAGCGACATCTGCTCGACATGACGGACACCATGCCGCCGGGCACCCCCGTGCCGCCGGAGCGGACCCTGGCCGCCGAGTTCGACACCTCACGCACCACCGTGCGCCAGGCACTCCAGGAGCTGGTCGTCGAGGGCCGGCTGGAGCGCATCCAGGGCAAGGGCACCTTCGTGGCCAAGCCGAAGGTCTCGCAGGCCCTGCAACTCACCTCGTACACCGAGGACATGCGCGCCCAGGGCCTCGAACCGACCTCCCAGCTGCTGGACATCGGCTACGTGACGGCCGACGACACGCTCGCGGGGCTGCTCGACATCACCACCGGCGGCCGGGTGCTGCGGATCGAGCGGCTGCGGCTGGCCAGTGGCGAGCCGATGGCGATCGAGACCACCCACCTTTCGGCCAAACGCTTCCCCGCGCTCCGCCGTTCACTGGTGAAGTACGCCTCCCTCTACACCGCGCTGGCGGAGGTGTACGACGTACGGCTGGCCGAGGCCGAGGAGACCATCGAGACCTCGCTGGCCACCCCGCGCGAAGCCGGCCTGCTCGGTACGGATGTGGGCCTGCCGATGCTGATGCTCTCCCGGCACTCGCTCGACGGACAGGGCGAACCGGTGGAATGGGTGCGCTCGGTCTACCGCGGCGACCGGTACAAGTTCGTGGCGCGCCTGAAGCGGCCCACGGACTGA
- a CDS encoding extracellular solute-binding protein, with amino-acid sequence MKRKLIAAIGVAGMMIGLAACGSDDGGDSGKKAGPDAYKGQTLTVWTMSGSNPDGWTKKVTEEFEKKTKAKLKIEVQDWNGIQQKVTTALSESNPPDVLEIGNTQTPAYAKTGGLADLGDLKKEIGSAWADSVNQPSIYDGKQYALPWYVGNRVVMYNKKVFKDAGITETPKTRADLFKAFEAIEKKGDAEPIYLPGQNWYFFDGLLVGKGVSPVKKEGDKYVSNLADPKVAEAMDVYKQYQAFSKAPKDKDEATPQQAEVFAKGKTGAIIAMGYEAGTAIKANPEIKDDIGFFTIPGETADKPEGVFLGGSNLAVAAGSKNQDLAKEFLKVALSEQNDGELIKEAGWSPKGDAMQKYTVGQPAAEAAGPALAKSGGTTPLIPEWAPVENPPNPIKTYMTLVLQGKSPAEAAKQVEDELNKRLSQQQ; translated from the coding sequence GTGAAGCGCAAGCTCATCGCGGCGATCGGCGTCGCGGGCATGATGATCGGCCTCGCGGCGTGTGGGTCCGACGACGGCGGCGACAGCGGCAAGAAGGCCGGTCCGGACGCGTACAAGGGCCAGACCCTGACGGTGTGGACGATGTCCGGCTCGAACCCGGACGGGTGGACCAAGAAGGTCACCGAGGAGTTCGAGAAGAAGACCAAGGCCAAGCTGAAGATCGAAGTCCAGGACTGGAACGGCATCCAGCAGAAGGTCACCACCGCTCTCTCCGAATCCAACCCGCCGGACGTCCTGGAGATCGGCAACACCCAGACCCCGGCGTACGCCAAGACCGGCGGTCTCGCCGACCTCGGTGACCTGAAGAAGGAGATCGGCTCCGCCTGGGCCGACAGCGTCAACCAGCCCTCCATCTACGACGGCAAGCAGTACGCCCTGCCGTGGTACGTGGGCAACCGCGTCGTCATGTACAACAAGAAGGTCTTCAAGGACGCCGGCATCACCGAGACGCCGAAGACCCGCGCCGACCTCTTCAAGGCCTTCGAGGCCATCGAGAAGAAGGGCGACGCCGAGCCGATCTACCTGCCCGGCCAGAACTGGTACTTCTTCGACGGCCTGCTCGTCGGCAAGGGCGTCTCGCCGGTGAAGAAGGAAGGCGACAAGTACGTCTCCAACCTGGCCGACCCGAAGGTCGCCGAGGCCATGGACGTCTACAAGCAGTACCAGGCCTTCTCCAAGGCCCCCAAGGACAAGGACGAGGCCACCCCGCAGCAGGCCGAGGTCTTCGCCAAGGGCAAGACCGGCGCCATCATCGCGATGGGCTACGAGGCCGGCACGGCCATCAAGGCCAACCCGGAGATCAAGGACGACATCGGCTTCTTCACCATCCCCGGTGAGACGGCCGACAAGCCCGAGGGCGTCTTCCTCGGCGGCTCGAACCTCGCCGTGGCCGCGGGCAGCAAGAACCAGGACCTGGCCAAGGAGTTCCTGAAGGTCGCGCTCTCCGAACAGAACGACGGCGAGCTCATCAAGGAGGCCGGCTGGTCCCCGAAGGGCGACGCCATGCAGAAGTACACCGTCGGCCAGCCCGCCGCCGAGGCGGCCGGTCCCGCCCTCGCCAAGTCCGGTGGCACCACGCCGCTGATCCCGGAGTGGGCGCCGGTCGAGAACCCCCCGAACCCGATCAAGACCTACATGACGCTGGTCCTGCAGGGTAAGTCGCCCGCCGAAGCCGCCAAGCAGGTCGAGGACGAGCTCAACAAGCGCCTCAGCCAGCAGCAGTAG
- a CDS encoding carbohydrate ABC transporter permease encodes MAVQTDPSDVAKTAAVRGQDGKPPVGQHGGSKRKLGIGAAPYLLMIPALAVTAVLLGYPLVKNVLLSFQNLNMGQLIQHVTEWNGFKNYQEILTGEDFWRVTLRTIVFTGVNVVLTMVLGTLIGLLLARLGKRMRFTLMVGLVLAWAMPVVAASTVFQWLFASRFGVVNYVLDQLGWHSMAEYNWTGSQFSTFFVVTLLIVWQSIPFVAINLYAATTTIAKELYEAASLDGAGVWKSFTSVTFPFLRPFLYATTFLEVIWIFKAFPQIFTISEGGPNRLTETLPVYAFVEGVGNQHYGMGAAISLLTILIMLGLTSYYLRIVLKQEEDEL; translated from the coding sequence ATGGCAGTGCAGACCGATCCCTCGGATGTGGCCAAGACGGCCGCAGTCCGCGGGCAGGACGGGAAACCACCCGTCGGGCAGCACGGGGGCAGCAAGCGGAAGCTGGGCATCGGCGCAGCGCCGTACCTGTTGATGATTCCCGCACTCGCGGTGACGGCGGTCCTCCTCGGGTACCCCCTGGTGAAGAACGTCCTGCTGTCGTTCCAGAACCTCAATATGGGACAGCTGATCCAGCATGTCACCGAGTGGAACGGCTTCAAGAACTACCAGGAGATCCTCACCGGTGAGGACTTCTGGAGAGTCACGCTCCGAACGATCGTCTTCACCGGCGTCAACGTCGTCCTGACCATGGTCCTCGGCACCCTGATCGGACTGCTGCTCGCCCGCCTCGGCAAGAGGATGCGGTTCACCCTGATGGTCGGCCTGGTGCTCGCCTGGGCGATGCCGGTCGTGGCCGCGTCCACCGTGTTCCAGTGGCTGTTCGCCTCGCGCTTCGGCGTGGTCAACTACGTGCTGGACCAGCTCGGCTGGCACTCGATGGCCGAGTACAACTGGACCGGATCGCAGTTCTCCACCTTCTTCGTGGTCACCCTGCTGATCGTCTGGCAGTCCATCCCGTTCGTGGCGATCAACCTCTACGCGGCGACCACGACGATCGCCAAGGAGCTGTACGAAGCCGCTTCGCTCGACGGCGCCGGCGTATGGAAGAGCTTCACCTCGGTGACGTTCCCGTTCCTGCGGCCCTTCCTCTACGCCACGACCTTCCTCGAAGTCATCTGGATCTTCAAGGCCTTCCCGCAGATCTTCACCATCAGTGAGGGCGGCCCCAACCGCCTCACCGAGACCCTGCCGGTCTACGCCTTCGTCGAGGGCGTCGGCAACCAGCACTACGGCATGGGCGCGGCGATCTCGCTGCTGACCATTCTGATCATGCTGGGGCTGACCTCCTACTACCTCCGCATCGTTCTCAAGCAAGAGGAGGACGAGCTGTGA
- a CDS encoding carbohydrate ABC transporter permease: MKRSLFGRIWPNATAIVLFAALVFPVYWMFSTAFKPTGDIITEAPVWFPTDVTFEHFKTAYHAPNFLTLVRNSLTVTLVAVAFSLIIALFASFALARMRFKGRKGMILVFMIAQMAPWEVMVIAIYMLVRDADMLNSLVPLTLFYMVMVLPFTILTLRGYVAAVPKELEESAMVDGCTRPQAFVKVILPLLAPGLMATSLFGFITAWNEFPLVLILNKDPEAKTLPLWLSQFQSQFGDDWGATMAAASIFAIPILILFVFLQRKAVSGLTDGAVKG, encoded by the coding sequence GTGAAGCGCTCACTGTTCGGCCGCATCTGGCCCAACGCGACGGCGATCGTCCTCTTCGCCGCCCTGGTCTTCCCCGTCTACTGGATGTTCAGTACGGCGTTCAAGCCGACCGGCGACATCATCACCGAGGCGCCGGTCTGGTTCCCGACCGACGTCACGTTCGAGCACTTCAAGACGGCGTACCACGCACCGAACTTCCTGACCCTGGTCAGGAATTCGCTCACCGTCACCCTGGTCGCCGTGGCCTTCTCGCTGATCATCGCGCTCTTCGCTTCGTTCGCGCTGGCCCGGATGCGGTTCAAGGGCCGCAAGGGCATGATCCTGGTCTTCATGATCGCGCAGATGGCGCCGTGGGAAGTCATGGTCATCGCGATCTACATGCTGGTCCGCGACGCGGACATGCTCAACAGCCTGGTCCCGCTGACGCTCTTCTACATGGTGATGGTGCTCCCCTTCACGATCCTCACGCTGCGCGGCTACGTTGCCGCGGTGCCCAAGGAACTGGAGGAGTCCGCCATGGTCGACGGCTGCACCCGCCCGCAGGCGTTCGTCAAGGTGATCCTGCCGCTGCTCGCCCCGGGCCTGATGGCCACCTCGCTCTTCGGCTTCATCACCGCCTGGAACGAATTCCCGCTGGTCCTGATCCTCAACAAGGACCCCGAGGCCAAGACGCTGCCGCTCTGGCTCTCCCAGTTCCAGAGCCAGTTCGGCGACGACTGGGGCGCCACCATGGCGGCGGCCTCGATCTTCGCCATCCCGATCCTCATCCTGTTCGTCTTCCTGCAGCGCAAGGCCGTCAGCGGCCTCACCGACGGTGCCGTGAAGGGATAA
- a CDS encoding glycoside hydrolase family 3 protein: MTTLISATDTVTRDALAVLQPGFTGTTAPDWVLRRVDEGLASVALFGRNIRTPEQVAALTARLRAERDDILVAIDEEGGDVTRLEVRTGSSFPGNLALGHVDDLALTRAVAQELGRRLAECGVNLNWAPSADVNSNPGNPVIGVRSFGADTQLVARHTAAYVEGLQAAGVAACTKHFPGHGDTAIDSHHAMPRIEVDLETLHARELVPFRAAIAAGSKCVMSAHILLPALDPDRPATVSPRILTGLLREELGYDGLIVTDAVEMQAIAATYGIERGSVLAIAAGADALCVGGGLEDDGTVLRLRDALVRAVRSGELAEERLADAAARVRALASWTKGAKGAGSGPGGATQEGIAPGTGIGSDIGLVAARRAVRATGSAAPLTEPAYVAAFTSAANIAVGDETPWGVAAELARLLPDTRTDTYSSETEAPVAAVLRAAGERRIVVVVRDVHRHAWTVEALDALVAQRPDTVVVEMGVPQAAPRGALHIATHGAARVCGLAAAELIVRGTDGPTA, translated from the coding sequence ATGACCACCCTGATATCCGCCACGGACACCGTCACCCGCGACGCGCTCGCCGTCCTGCAGCCCGGATTCACCGGCACCACCGCCCCGGACTGGGTGCTGCGCCGGGTCGACGAAGGCCTCGCCTCCGTCGCCCTGTTCGGCCGCAACATCCGGACCCCCGAGCAGGTGGCCGCGCTCACCGCCCGGCTCAGGGCCGAGCGCGACGACATCCTCGTCGCGATCGACGAGGAGGGCGGTGACGTCACCCGCCTGGAGGTGCGCACCGGCTCCTCGTTCCCCGGCAACCTCGCCCTCGGCCACGTCGACGACCTCGCCCTGACCCGTGCGGTCGCCCAGGAGCTCGGCCGCCGGCTCGCCGAGTGCGGCGTCAACCTCAACTGGGCGCCGTCCGCGGACGTCAACTCCAACCCGGGCAACCCGGTCATCGGCGTACGGTCCTTCGGCGCCGACACGCAGCTCGTGGCCCGGCACACCGCCGCGTACGTCGAGGGCCTCCAGGCCGCCGGGGTCGCCGCCTGCACCAAGCACTTCCCGGGGCACGGCGACACCGCGATCGACTCGCACCACGCGATGCCGCGCATCGAGGTCGACCTGGAGACCCTGCACGCCCGTGAGCTGGTGCCCTTCCGGGCGGCCATCGCGGCGGGCTCCAAGTGCGTGATGAGCGCGCACATCCTGCTCCCGGCGCTGGACCCGGACCGCCCCGCGACGGTGAGCCCCCGGATCCTCACCGGTCTGCTGCGCGAAGAGCTGGGCTACGACGGCCTGATCGTCACCGACGCCGTGGAGATGCAGGCCATCGCCGCGACGTACGGCATCGAGCGCGGCTCCGTCCTCGCGATCGCCGCGGGGGCCGACGCGCTCTGCGTCGGTGGCGGCCTGGAGGACGACGGCACGGTGCTCCGGCTGCGCGACGCGCTGGTCCGGGCGGTGCGCAGCGGTGAACTCGCCGAGGAGCGGCTCGCGGACGCGGCCGCACGGGTACGTGCCCTCGCGTCGTGGACGAAGGGGGCCAAGGGGGCCGGTTCGGGGCCGGGCGGGGCAACGCAGGAGGGGATCGCGCCCGGCACCGGAATCGGCTCCGACATCGGCCTGGTCGCCGCCCGCCGGGCGGTGCGGGCGACCGGCTCCGCCGCTCCGCTGACCGAGCCCGCGTACGTCGCCGCGTTCACCTCCGCGGCGAACATCGCCGTCGGCGACGAGACCCCGTGGGGCGTCGCCGCGGAGCTGGCCCGGCTGCTGCCGGACACCCGGACCGACACGTACAGCAGCGAGACCGAGGCGCCCGTCGCCGCGGTGCTGCGGGCGGCGGGGGAGCGGCGCATCGTCGTCGTCGTCCGCGACGTCCACCGCCACGCCTGGACGGTCGAGGCGCTCGACGCCCTGGTGGCACAGCGCCCCGACACGGTCGTGGTCGAGATGGGCGTCCCGCAGGCGGCCCCCAGGGGCGCCCTGCACATCGCCACCCACGGCGCGGCCCGCGTCTGCGGCCTCGCGGCGGCGGAGCTCATCGTCAGGGGCACGGACGGCCCGACGGCCTGA
- the nagB gene encoding glucosamine-6-phosphate deaminase has translation MEVVIVPDAKAGGELIAEAIGALLSRKPDALLGVATGSTPLPVYQALAAKVRSGAVDASRARICQLDEYVGLPAGHPESYRSVVLREVVEPLGLSEASFMGPDGSAEDVQAACQAYDKALAEAGGVDLQLLGIGTDGHIGFNEPCSSLASRTRIKTLTEQTRVDNARFFDNDIAQVPHHVITQGIGTILDSRHPILLATGEGKADAVAQTVEGPVASIVPASALQLHPHATVVVDEAAASKLKLADYFRATYAAKPPWQGL, from the coding sequence GTGGAAGTTGTCATCGTCCCGGACGCCAAGGCAGGCGGCGAACTCATCGCGGAGGCCATCGGCGCCCTGCTGAGCCGCAAGCCCGACGCCCTTCTCGGCGTTGCCACCGGCTCGACCCCGCTGCCCGTCTACCAGGCACTGGCGGCCAAGGTCCGCTCCGGTGCCGTCGACGCCTCGCGCGCCCGCATCTGCCAGCTCGACGAGTACGTGGGACTGCCGGCGGGTCACCCCGAGTCCTACCGCTCGGTGGTGCTGCGCGAGGTCGTCGAACCGCTCGGCCTGTCCGAGGCGTCCTTCATGGGCCCCGACGGCTCCGCCGAGGACGTCCAGGCGGCCTGCCAGGCGTACGACAAGGCGCTCGCCGAGGCCGGTGGCGTGGACCTGCAGCTCCTCGGCATCGGCACCGACGGGCACATCGGCTTCAACGAGCCGTGCTCCTCGCTCGCCTCCCGTACCCGGATCAAGACGCTCACCGAGCAGACCCGGGTCGACAACGCGCGCTTCTTCGACAACGACATCGCGCAGGTACCGCACCACGTGATCACCCAGGGCATCGGCACCATCCTGGATTCCCGCCACCCGATCCTGCTGGCCACCGGCGAGGGCAAGGCGGACGCCGTGGCGCAGACGGTGGAGGGGCCGGTCGCCTCGATCGTGCCCGCGTCGGCGCTGCAACTGCACCCGCACGCGACGGTGGTGGTGGACGAGGCCGCCGCGTCGAAGCTGAAGCTGGCGGACTACTTCCGCGCCACGTACGCGGCGAAGCCGCCGTGGCAGGGGCTGTAA
- a CDS encoding SIS domain-containing protein, whose amino-acid sequence MSATSPAEESEQPGRIMSREMAEQPAMLRRILAEGAPRIREVAAAIAARKPRFVLLTARGTSDNAALYAKYLLEIRLGLPCGLASMSTTTAYGAKPDLRDVLVITVSQSGGSPDLVEATRSAREAGAITLAVTNNRDSPLAAVSEHHIDILAGPEKALPATKTYTASLLSLYLFVEGLAGGDGSAAAVLPERAEEILARRDEVKALASRYRFAERMVITSRGYGYPTAKEAALKLMETSYIPALSYSGADLLHGPLAMVDNISPVIAVVTDGRGGAALQPVLDRLRGRGADLFVVGPEAQVAAASAGFVLPTAGVAEELQPVLEILPLQMLAYEVTIARGQDPDAPRALAKVTETR is encoded by the coding sequence ATGTCCGCCACTTCTCCGGCCGAGGAGAGCGAGCAGCCGGGCCGGATCATGTCCCGCGAGATGGCCGAGCAGCCCGCGATGCTCCGGCGCATCCTCGCCGAGGGCGCCCCCAGGATCCGTGAGGTGGCCGCCGCGATCGCGGCGAGGAAGCCGCGCTTCGTCCTGCTCACCGCCCGGGGCACCTCGGACAACGCCGCGCTGTACGCCAAGTACCTGCTGGAGATCCGGCTCGGCCTGCCCTGCGGTCTCGCCTCGATGTCGACCACCACCGCGTACGGCGCGAAGCCGGACCTCAGGGACGTCCTCGTCATCACCGTCAGCCAGTCCGGCGGCTCGCCCGACCTGGTGGAGGCCACCAGGTCGGCGCGCGAGGCCGGTGCGATCACCCTGGCCGTCACCAACAACCGGGACTCGCCGCTGGCCGCCGTCTCCGAGCACCACATCGACATCCTGGCCGGCCCGGAGAAGGCCCTTCCGGCCACCAAGACGTACACCGCGTCGCTGCTGTCCCTCTACCTCTTCGTGGAGGGGCTGGCCGGCGGCGACGGCTCGGCCGCCGCGGTCCTGCCGGAGCGGGCCGAGGAGATCCTGGCCCGCAGGGACGAGGTCAAGGCCCTGGCGTCGCGCTACCGCTTCGCCGAGCGCATGGTCATCACCTCGCGCGGTTACGGCTACCCCACCGCCAAGGAAGCTGCCCTGAAGCTGATGGAGACCAGTTACATCCCGGCTCTCTCGTACTCGGGCGCCGACCTGCTGCACGGCCCGCTCGCCATGGTCGACAACATCTCCCCGGTGATCGCCGTGGTCACCGACGGCCGGGGCGGCGCGGCGCTCCAGCCGGTCCTGGACCGGCTGCGCGGCCGCGGCGCGGACCTCTTCGTGGTCGGCCCCGAGGCGCAGGTCGCGGCGGCGTCCGCGGGCTTCGTGCTGCCGACGGCCGGGGTCGCCGAGGAGCTCCAGCCGGTCCTGGAGATCCTGCCCCTGCAGATGCTGGCGTACGAGGTGACGATCGCCCGCGGTCAGGATCCGGACGCGCCCCGCGCCCTGGCCAAGGTCACCGAGACCCGCTGA
- a CDS encoding histidine kinase N-terminal domain-containing protein has translation MNDLVRQHTALSDTDLEWLHLLVSEWQLLSDLSFADLVLWVPTRDGTRYVSVAQMRPNTGPTSYQDDMVGHLVPRGRRPLLDAALDEGRIVREGDPEWREEVPVRVESIPVRREGRVLGVIARNTNLLTVRTPSRLELTYLQSASDLAQMIAAGSFPFPGQQVDMDASPRVGDGLIRLDADGVVQYASPNGLSAYHRLGLASDLVGQHLGGITAELAPSRGPVDEALVKLASGYAPREFEVECAGGVIQLRAIPLKPKGVRIGSLVLLRDVTELRRRERELITKDATIREIHHRVKNNLQTVAALLRLQARRMDSVRGREALNEAVRRVGSIAIVHETLSQNLDERVEFDEIADRVIAMVAEISPGKVTCRRTGRFGILDAEVATPLAMVLTEVLQNALEHAFTLAESGTVEVSAVRGGSSVETRLLITVQDDGCGLPEGFDPQRAGNLGLQIVRTLVEGELGGTFGMVPAPERGTQVVLDIPVRSEK, from the coding sequence ATGAACGACCTCGTCCGCCAGCACACAGCCCTCAGTGACACCGACCTGGAGTGGCTGCATCTGCTGGTCTCGGAGTGGCAGCTGCTCTCCGACCTGTCCTTCGCCGACCTCGTGCTCTGGGTCCCTACCCGCGACGGCACCCGCTATGTGTCCGTGGCCCAGATGCGCCCCAACACCGGCCCCACCTCCTACCAGGACGACATGGTCGGGCACCTGGTGCCGCGCGGCCGCCGTCCGCTGCTGGACGCGGCGCTGGACGAGGGCCGGATCGTGCGCGAGGGCGACCCGGAGTGGCGCGAGGAGGTGCCGGTACGGGTCGAGTCGATCCCCGTACGCAGGGAGGGCCGGGTCCTCGGGGTCATCGCCCGCAACACCAACCTCCTCACCGTCCGGACCCCGTCCAGGCTGGAGCTCACCTACCTCCAGTCGGCCTCCGACCTGGCCCAGATGATTGCCGCGGGGTCCTTCCCCTTCCCCGGCCAGCAGGTCGACATGGACGCATCGCCGCGCGTCGGCGACGGGCTGATCAGGCTCGACGCCGACGGAGTCGTCCAGTACGCCAGCCCCAACGGCCTCTCCGCGTATCACCGGCTCGGCCTCGCCTCCGATCTGGTCGGCCAGCACCTGGGCGGGATCACCGCCGAACTCGCCCCCTCCCGGGGTCCGGTGGACGAGGCCCTGGTCAAACTGGCCAGCGGCTACGCGCCCCGGGAGTTCGAAGTCGAGTGCGCGGGCGGGGTGATCCAGCTCCGGGCGATCCCGCTCAAGCCCAAGGGCGTCCGCATCGGCTCCCTGGTCCTGCTCCGGGACGTCACCGAACTCCGTCGCCGCGAACGCGAGTTGATCACCAAGGACGCCACCATCCGGGAGATCCACCACCGGGTGAAGAACAACCTTCAGACCGTTGCGGCCCTGTTGCGGCTCCAGGCCCGGCGGATGGACTCGGTACGGGGCCGCGAGGCGCTCAACGAGGCGGTACGGCGCGTCGGTTCGATCGCCATCGTTCATGAGACGCTGTCCCAGAATCTGGACGAGCGGGTGGAGTTCGACGAGATCGCCGACCGCGTCATCGCGATGGTCGCCGAGATCTCGCCGGGCAAGGTCACCTGCCGTCGGACGGGACGCTTCGGCATCCTCGACGCCGAAGTGGCCACGCCGCTTGCGATGGTGCTCACGGAGGTCCTGCAGAACGCCCTGGAACACGCCTTCACGCTCGCCGAGTCCGGCACGGTGGAGGTGTCCGCGGTGCGCGGCGGTTCCTCCGTCGAGACGCGGCTGCTGATCACGGTCCAGGACGACGGGTGCGGTCTGCCCGAGGGGTTCGACCCGCAGCGCGCCGGCAATCTGGGGCTGCAGATCGTCAGGACGCTGGTGGAAGGCGAGTTGGGCGGAACCTTCGGCATGGTCCCGGCCCCCGAGCGCGGCACCCAGGTCGTGCTCGACATCCCGGTCCGGTCCGAGAAGTAG